Part of the Streptomyces sp. NBC_01264 genome, GGGGCGGGTGGCCCGGGGGGTCAGACGTCCGTGATGCGCAGGCCTGCGTGGGCCTTGTAGCGGCGGTTGGTGGAGATCAGGTTGGCCACCAGGGACTCGACCTGGTGGGCGTTGCGCAGGCGGCCCGCGAAGACGCCGCGCATGCCCGGGATCCGGCCGGCGAGGGCCTGGACGATGTCGGTGTCGGCGCGGACCTCGCCGAGGACCATCACGTCGGTGTCGATCTCGTCGATCGACTCGTCCTGGAGGAGCACCGCCGAGAGGTGGTGGAAGGCGGCCGTGACGCGGGAGTCCGGCAGGAGGGCGGCGGCCTGCTGGGCGGCGCTGCCCTCCTCGACCTGGAGGGCGTACGCGCCCTGCTTGTCGAAGCCGAGCGGGTTGACGCAGTCGACCACGAGCTTGCCGGCGAGGTCCTCGCGCAGCGATTCCAGGGTCTTGGCGTGGCCCTCCCACGGCACCGCGATGATCACGACGTCGCTGCGGCGCGCGCACTCGGCGTTGTCCGCGCCCTCCACCCCGAGGCCGAGCTCGTCGGCGGCGGTCCGCGCGCGGTCGGCGGCGCGGGAGCCGATGATCACCTTCTGGCCGGCCCGGGCGAGCCGGTAGGCGAGGCCCCGGCCCTGGTCGCCGGTACCGCCGAGGACGCCTACGACGAGGCCGGACACGTCGGGGAGGTCCCACGGGTCCTTCGCGGGGGCCTTGGCGGGGGCCTGCGCGGGCTGCTGCGTGCTGTCTGTGGAGGTCATGGGGGCGAGGGTAACCGCGAGATCGTCAGACGCGAATGCGCGGACACTGTGAGATGCGCGAGGAGGCGGACCCGCCGAAGTGGGCGGGACCGGGGAGGGAGATGGGGGGAAGGGCTCCCGTATGTCCCTTCCATGGGGCAGGATGCCGATATGGACGCCGTGAGAGTCGCGCTGCTGCGCGAGGTGCTCGCCGGTACGGAGTGGCCCGGCGCCGCGCGCCGGTTCGCCGGGACGCTGCGGCGGTCGGTCGTTCCGGCCGGCGGGAACCTGCTGCTGGTCGGGACCGAGCAGTACGAGCCCTGGCACCTGGCGGCGCACCTGGTCGACGAGGCCGCCTGGTCGGGGCTGCCGGAGCTGGCACCCACGCTCGTACGCCACCACGTGCTGCCCGGTGACGCCCCGCACCTGTCGGTCGGCCTGAGCCGGCTGGAGGCGGCCCGGCGCGGTCACACCCTGCTGGTGGTGGCTCCTGAGCAGCCCGGGGACGGGCTGCTCGAGCGGGTGCACGACGCCCGGCGCGCGGGGGCGACCGTACTGTCCCTGGACGGCGGGGACCCGGATCTCGGGACGCTGGCGCACGAGGTGCTGTCCGTACCGGCGCAGGCCGCCGAGCTGGACCTGGACACGGTGCAGCACCTGGTCAGCGCCGCGGCCGGGGAGAACAGCCTGCCGGTGCAGCGCGGGCCGCGGCGGTTCCGTGACCGGCTGGCGCGGCTGGCCGACCAGCTCGCCGCGCCGCCGCCCAGCCGCTGGTAGCCGCGGACATGCGCGGCCGTGGCTACGGCGCGCCCGTGCCTTCCTCGGACTCGCGCGTCTTGTCGTTCCATTTGGGGTCGTTCTGCCATTCGAGATTGCGCTCCT contains:
- the npdG gene encoding NADPH-dependent F420 reductase — protein: MTSTDSTQQPAQAPAKAPAKDPWDLPDVSGLVVGVLGGTGDQGRGLAYRLARAGQKVIIGSRAADRARTAADELGLGVEGADNAECARRSDVVIIAVPWEGHAKTLESLREDLAGKLVVDCVNPLGFDKQGAYALQVEEGSAAQQAAALLPDSRVTAAFHHLSAVLLQDESIDEIDTDVMVLGEVRADTDIVQALAGRIPGMRGVFAGRLRNAHQVESLVANLISTNRRYKAHAGLRITDV